One stretch of Legionella birminghamensis DNA includes these proteins:
- the hisC gene encoding histidinol-phosphate transaminase produces MTILNLIRPEFASLVPYRPGGDELKNRLHANELPKAPLALLDLQLNQYPDYQLERELQSQLASYYQASPEQIALTRGSDDGIDLLMRLFLVAGQDSILQCPPTFPMYSFYAQLQNAAVINCPLDIQDFSLNLDQLFSSWQPGCKIVMICRPNNPTGNCLDIDSVALICEQFANKAAVVVDEAYIDFSTGESAVQLLPRFDNLIVLRTLSKAFGLAALRLGAVIANERFIHELKKIIPPYHLASPVLKAASLALKNQNWFTGVIQSILEERERIVEKLGELQWIEAIFPSEANFILIKSRHSAAIQIWLASHDIAIRRLPPAFGLENTLRITVGEAQQNNQLLDALYRFNSAGGV; encoded by the coding sequence GTGACTATTTTAAATTTAATCCGTCCTGAATTTGCCAGTTTAGTTCCTTATCGACCAGGGGGGGATGAACTTAAAAATCGCCTCCATGCCAATGAATTGCCCAAGGCACCGCTTGCTTTACTGGATCTCCAGCTTAATCAATACCCTGATTATCAGCTCGAGCGTGAACTTCAATCACAGCTTGCTAGCTATTATCAAGCAAGCCCGGAACAGATTGCCCTGACTCGAGGCAGTGATGACGGAATAGATCTGCTAATGCGCCTTTTTCTGGTCGCCGGGCAGGACAGTATTCTGCAATGCCCCCCGACCTTTCCCATGTATAGTTTTTACGCGCAGCTGCAGAATGCCGCAGTCATCAATTGCCCTTTGGATATTCAGGATTTTAGTTTAAATCTGGATCAACTATTTTCCAGCTGGCAGCCTGGTTGTAAAATCGTCATGATATGCCGCCCCAATAATCCAACCGGTAATTGCCTTGATATCGATTCAGTTGCCTTGATCTGCGAGCAGTTTGCCAATAAAGCAGCCGTTGTTGTTGATGAAGCCTACATCGATTTTTCAACTGGGGAGTCTGCTGTTCAACTGCTGCCGCGATTCGATAATCTCATTGTTTTACGTACCCTTTCCAAAGCCTTTGGCCTTGCTGCCCTGAGATTAGGGGCAGTAATCGCTAATGAGCGGTTTATCCACGAGTTAAAAAAGATAATACCCCCTTATCATTTAGCTTCACCCGTATTAAAAGCAGCTTCCCTGGCGCTGAAAAATCAGAATTGGTTCACAGGAGTAATTCAAAGCATTCTTGAAGAGCGTGAACGCATTGTAGAGAAACTAGGCGAATTGCAATGGATAGAGGCTATCTTTCCCAGTGAAGCGAATTTTATTCTGATTAAAAGCCGGCACAGTGCAGCAATTCAGATTTGGCTAGCGTCGCATGACATCGCAATTCGCCGCTTGCCGCCCGCTTTTGGACTGGAGAATACCTTGCGCATCACGGTCGGTGAAGCACAGCAAAATAATCAACTCCTGGATGCTTTATATCGTTTTAACTCTGCAGGTGGTGTATGA
- a CDS encoding YerC/YecD family TrpR-related protein: MKSHTHSKHSHHHLMQAICSLQNEDEATAFFNDLCTPAELEAMADRWEVVPLLRKGLPYRTIHEQTGVSVTTITRVARCLGMGSGGYLLISERLDQS; the protein is encoded by the coding sequence ATGAAATCACATACTCATTCCAAACATTCTCATCATCATTTAATGCAGGCTATTTGTTCTCTACAAAATGAAGACGAAGCAACCGCCTTCTTCAATGATCTCTGCACGCCTGCAGAGCTAGAAGCGATGGCTGATCGCTGGGAGGTTGTTCCTTTATTACGAAAAGGCCTGCCATATAGAACTATTCATGAACAAACAGGAGTCAGCGTTACCACCATTACCCGCGTGGCGCGCTGTCTTGGCATGGGAAGCGGTGGTTATTTACTGATTTCAGAGAGGTTAGATCAATCATGA
- the hisG gene encoding ATP phosphoribosyltransferase, translating into MTRRLRLAIQKKGRLAKESIELLNRCGLKFRLRENALLCHVDNFPIDLLLIRDDDIPALLFDGLCDGGIVGENVLLEAALANPGKNYVILQPLGSCRCRLSIAVPESFDYRGPGCLDGKRIATSYPLLLKKYLNENKLSAECLSLSGSVEVAPRMGMADAICDLVSSGQTLEENKLIEVETLLNSQALFIQSSYTIPEELQNLLIMLKRRIEAVQQAQERKYILFHAPTEALSSIYEYLPGAESPTIIPLPANPGKVAVHVVSSEGVFWNTLESIKAMGASSILVLPIEKMLE; encoded by the coding sequence ATGACGAGAAGACTGCGTTTAGCGATACAAAAAAAAGGGCGGTTAGCCAAAGAGTCAATCGAATTGCTTAACCGTTGCGGATTAAAATTTCGCCTGCGGGAAAACGCCCTGTTATGCCATGTTGATAATTTCCCAATCGATTTACTTTTGATTCGCGATGATGATATACCAGCACTGCTTTTTGATGGTCTTTGCGACGGCGGCATTGTCGGAGAGAATGTATTATTGGAAGCAGCACTTGCCAATCCCGGTAAAAACTATGTAATTCTCCAGCCTTTAGGCAGTTGCCGATGCCGTCTCTCCATTGCAGTACCTGAATCATTTGATTACCGTGGGCCAGGATGTCTGGATGGGAAAAGGATTGCGACCAGCTATCCCCTACTGCTTAAAAAATATCTTAATGAGAATAAATTGTCTGCTGAATGCCTGAGTTTGTCGGGGTCGGTGGAAGTGGCGCCAAGGATGGGGATGGCAGATGCCATCTGTGATTTAGTCTCCAGCGGGCAAACACTGGAGGAAAACAAGTTAATCGAAGTTGAAACGCTTTTAAACAGTCAGGCCTTATTCATTCAATCGTCCTACACCATTCCTGAGGAATTACAAAACTTGCTGATCATGCTTAAGCGCCGCATTGAAGCAGTGCAGCAGGCGCAGGAGAGAAAATATATTCTGTTTCATGCGCCGACAGAAGCCCTGTCCAGTATCTACGAATACCTGCCCGGCGCTGAAAGTCCGACGATTATTCCCCTCCCGGCAAATCCCGGGAAAGTAGCCGTCCATGTAGTGTCCAGCGAGGGTGTTTTCTGGAATACCCTGGAATCTATTAAGGCCATGGGAGCCAGTTCAATTCTGGTTTTACCCATCGAAAAAATGCTGGAGTGA
- the hisD gene encoding histidinol dehydrogenase: protein MLKIINWNSISETEKQQTLERPVLSNPPYEQVREIIDQVKAQGDRALIELTSRLDGVDLSAIQVEAAAIEQAAINPDAFAAINEAINTITTYHQAVLPRPQIINTARGISIEKVYRPIERVGLYVPGGNNSPLISSLLMQAIPAKIAGCPIRVLCTPPDKKGCVNPNLLVAARLCGINTIYKLGGAQAIAAMAYGTETVAKVDKLFGPGNSFVTEAKTQVSIDPLGAAIDMPAGPSEVMITADQWANPEFVAADLLSQAEHGTDSQVFLLCENETFACSVLKALLRQIDDLPRQAIIQRSLGKGSIIICKSLKEQLQIINHYAPEHLIINREDYQDWINGITSAGTVFLGSWAAESMGDYITGSNHVLPTFGYARTGSGLTTADFMKSMTIQSINESGLLGLGKYAMTLANLENLEAHANAIKLRLESVSSGE, encoded by the coding sequence ATGTTAAAAATTATTAATTGGAATAGCATTTCCGAAACGGAAAAGCAACAAACGCTCGAAAGACCTGTATTATCAAATCCCCCTTACGAGCAAGTCAGAGAGATCATTGATCAAGTCAAAGCCCAGGGAGATCGCGCCCTGATTGAACTCACTTCGAGGCTGGATGGTGTCGATCTCAGCGCTATTCAGGTTGAAGCAGCAGCGATAGAACAAGCCGCTATTAACCCAGACGCCTTTGCCGCAATCAACGAAGCGATTAATACAATTACAACTTACCACCAGGCTGTATTGCCTCGTCCACAAATAATTAATACTGCCAGGGGAATCAGTATAGAGAAGGTTTATCGACCCATTGAGAGGGTTGGCCTTTATGTGCCAGGAGGAAACAACAGCCCGCTTATTTCTTCATTACTGATGCAGGCAATTCCTGCAAAAATTGCAGGATGTCCAATAAGAGTATTATGCACGCCTCCTGATAAAAAAGGTTGCGTTAATCCCAATCTGCTGGTTGCCGCACGGCTCTGCGGAATAAACACGATTTATAAACTGGGCGGCGCTCAAGCCATAGCAGCGATGGCCTATGGAACTGAAACGGTGGCCAAGGTTGATAAACTATTTGGCCCGGGCAACAGCTTTGTCACTGAGGCTAAAACCCAGGTTTCAATTGATCCCCTAGGAGCCGCCATTGACATGCCCGCCGGTCCCTCAGAAGTGATGATAACTGCTGATCAATGGGCTAACCCGGAGTTTGTTGCGGCCGATTTATTATCGCAGGCAGAACATGGAACAGACTCACAGGTTTTTCTGCTTTGTGAGAACGAAACATTTGCCTGCTCCGTGCTGAAGGCCTTGCTGCGCCAGATCGACGACCTGCCCAGGCAGGCGATTATCCAGCGGTCATTGGGGAAAGGAAGCATTATCATTTGTAAATCGCTCAAAGAACAATTACAAATAATTAACCACTATGCACCCGAACACTTGATTATTAACCGGGAAGATTATCAGGACTGGATTAACGGCATTACCTCAGCCGGCACTGTGTTTCTGGGTTCCTGGGCGGCAGAAAGCATGGGAGACTATATTACCGGCAGCAATCATGTCTTGCCGACCTTTGGCTATGCCCGCACAGGAAGCGGCTTGACTACCGCTGATTTTATGAAATCCATGACCATTCAGTCGATTAATGAATCAGGGCTGCTTGGTTTGGGAAAATATGCGATGACGCTTGCAAATCTTGAAAACCTAGAGGCGCATGCCAATGCAATTAAACTTCGTTTAGAGTCTGTTTCCAGTGGAGAATAA